The following coding sequences are from one Chondrinema litorale window:
- a CDS encoding OmpA family protein has product MIYWFASVFKKALATFKFLGKIYALVILLITLFTKVDVYAQDVTLRKAYNHYNYYEYALAIEYFTKSLTEKVTLSEPDNIKLANCYKFTNQPELAGNIYQELINRSSLNDKKVYYEYGKLLLQLGEYQKAKTILKKYLTFYPDQEEVLEYIRACNASEDLLQNKLKIFVKNESFNSSENDFSPLLLNDTLFFCSSRFADEKKKYYWDNEAFINIYQLSDSNKSSAFVVPGILNTKMHEGPMAYDSLNQILYFTRNTNTIVKGSDKEFLLNIYSLQYKNGEWKNLKAFEHNIKGYSTGHPALSADGKYLYFISDRPGGLGKTDIYCCKKEDDSWSAPKLLSKEINTLGKELFPTVSKDGYLYFSSDLHSGLGGLDIFRVKIKGGSIGGKVENLGFPFNSERDDFGLVFKNLKKLSGYFSSNRPGGKGGDDIYFFKESKINIKAVVMDSIEYKKIPLVNMRIVSNQGMTEDLTADEDGEVLLELPTKQRFIFVFSKDDYVSKRVDFSTQTLNPTTDTLIFIEMTKGVSHKLEGIAFDKDGNQPLKNAKVTMVDLVENKKEITHTNDSGQFQFHPEKDKNYEIKIDKEDHFVQKMQVYTDTSNFEIKQEVAVEKMEVNKILEIENIYYEFDKYEITDQARVTLDKVTTIMKDNPTVFIELSSHTDQRGSDDYNYELSKKRSDAAIKYITSKGVEAYRLSFHFYGKSKLAVECPQGDCDENTHQLNRRTEFKVTSY; this is encoded by the coding sequence ATGATATATTGGTTTGCCAGCGTGTTTAAAAAAGCACTTGCAACATTTAAATTTCTAGGTAAAATATATGCTCTTGTAATTTTGCTAATAACATTATTTACAAAGGTAGATGTGTATGCCCAAGATGTAACTTTAAGAAAAGCATACAATCATTATAACTATTATGAGTATGCATTGGCGATAGAGTATTTCACAAAATCATTGACGGAGAAAGTCACATTATCTGAGCCAGATAACATCAAATTAGCGAATTGCTATAAGTTTACCAATCAGCCTGAATTGGCTGGTAATATTTACCAAGAGCTGATAAATAGGTCATCTCTAAACGATAAGAAAGTTTATTATGAATATGGAAAATTGCTATTGCAACTCGGTGAGTATCAAAAAGCAAAAACCATTTTAAAAAAGTATCTCACATTTTATCCAGATCAAGAAGAGGTATTAGAATATATTCGTGCATGTAATGCATCAGAAGACTTGCTTCAAAATAAATTAAAGATTTTTGTAAAGAATGAGTCCTTCAACTCTTCTGAAAATGATTTTAGCCCTTTGCTTTTGAATGATACCCTATTTTTCTGTTCCTCAAGATTTGCAGACGAGAAGAAGAAATATTACTGGGATAATGAGGCTTTTATAAATATCTATCAGCTATCAGATTCTAATAAGAGTAGTGCATTTGTTGTACCCGGCATTCTAAATACCAAAATGCACGAAGGACCGATGGCTTACGATTCTCTTAACCAGATTTTATACTTTACTAGAAACACCAATACAATTGTAAAAGGGAGCGATAAAGAGTTTTTGTTAAATATTTATTCACTTCAATATAAAAATGGCGAATGGAAAAACCTGAAAGCTTTTGAGCATAATATAAAGGGTTATTCTACAGGGCATCCGGCTTTAAGTGCAGATGGAAAGTATTTATATTTTATTTCAGATAGACCGGGAGGTTTGGGAAAAACGGATATTTATTGTTGTAAAAAAGAGGATGATAGTTGGTCTGCTCCTAAACTACTAAGCAAAGAAATTAATACTTTGGGGAAAGAGCTATTTCCTACAGTTTCCAAAGATGGTTACCTGTATTTCTCATCAGATTTACATAGCGGTTTAGGTGGTTTAGATATTTTTAGAGTAAAAATTAAGGGTGGTTCTATTGGCGGTAAAGTAGAGAATCTTGGATTTCCTTTTAATAGCGAAAGAGATGATTTCGGTTTGGTATTTAAAAATCTCAAAAAGCTAAGTGGTTATTTTTCTTCTAACAGACCGGGTGGCAAAGGGGGAGATGATATTTATTTCTTTAAAGAATCTAAGATAAATATTAAGGCGGTGGTGATGGATTCTATTGAATACAAGAAGATTCCGCTAGTAAATATGCGAATTGTGAGCAACCAAGGCATGACAGAAGATTTAACCGCAGATGAAGATGGAGAAGTATTGTTAGAGTTGCCAACCAAGCAGCGCTTCATTTTTGTTTTCTCTAAAGATGATTACGTGAGTAAAAGAGTAGATTTTTCAACTCAAACACTCAACCCGACTACCGATACGCTCATTTTTATAGAAATGACAAAAGGTGTTTCTCACAAACTAGAAGGTATCGCTTTTGATAAAGACGGGAATCAACCTTTAAAAAATGCCAAGGTAACTATGGTAGATTTGGTGGAGAACAAGAAAGAAATTACACATACTAATGACAGTGGTCAATTTCAATTCCATCCAGAAAAAGATAAAAACTACGAAATTAAAATAGACAAGGAAGATCACTTTGTGCAAAAGATGCAGGTTTACACAGATACTTCCAATTTCGAGATAAAACAGGAAGTAGCAGTTGAGAAGATGGAAGTAAACAAAATTCTCGAGATAGAGAATATTTATTACGAGTTCGATAAATACGAAATAACTGACCAAGCACGAGTTACGCTTGATAAAGTTACAACTATTATGAAAGATAATCCGACTGTGTTTATTGAGCTTAGCTCTCACACAGATCAACGTGGTAGTGACGATTACAACTACGAACTCTCCAAAAAGAGGTCAGATGCTGCAATTAAATATATTACTAGTAAAGGCGTAGAAGCCTATCGCCTTTCTTTTCATTTCTATGGTAAATCAAAGCTGGCAGTAGAATGTCCACAAGGAGATTGCGATGAAAACACGCATCAGTTAAACAGACGTACTGAATTTAAAGTGACAAGCTATTAG
- a CDS encoding PorP/SprF family type IX secretion system membrane protein — protein MHATAQQQQMYSHYTVNGLAINPAYAGSRDAISGVLSYRNQWSQIEGAPVTQTLGVHAPVLRKKIGLGLNIVNDVIGISKNFTLMSTYSYRLKLKSGYLRFGVQAGIVNYRNNWSEVITTDEVDVAFSGGDESFWKPNFGAGLYFNNKKFFAGLSVPVLIPHDLNDNNPVNGAKLYQHYFFTAGTLLGLSSKLQLKPSFLIKYVEGAPVQADLNAMFIFNKAFWIGGSYRTKDGVVFTTQYHTKKMLWIGYAYDYPLTDLNLVTKGSHEIFIGIDYQKLKSKILSPRYF, from the coding sequence ATGCATGCTACTGCGCAGCAACAGCAAATGTATTCTCATTATACAGTAAATGGATTGGCTATTAATCCGGCTTATGCTGGTAGTAGAGATGCAATTAGTGGTGTTTTAAGTTACCGTAATCAATGGTCGCAGATTGAAGGAGCGCCGGTAACACAAACACTCGGTGTGCATGCTCCAGTTTTGCGTAAAAAGATTGGATTAGGTTTAAACATAGTCAACGATGTAATCGGAATTTCTAAGAATTTCACTTTGATGAGTACCTATAGCTACCGACTTAAACTCAAAAGTGGTTATTTAAGATTTGGTGTTCAGGCTGGCATAGTTAACTATAGAAACAATTGGTCTGAAGTGATCACAACAGACGAAGTAGATGTGGCATTTTCTGGTGGAGATGAATCTTTTTGGAAGCCAAACTTTGGAGCAGGGCTTTATTTTAATAACAAAAAGTTTTTTGCAGGACTATCAGTTCCAGTTTTAATACCGCATGATTTAAATGATAACAATCCGGTAAACGGAGCTAAGCTTTACCAGCATTATTTTTTCACAGCAGGCACTTTGTTGGGTTTGTCATCTAAGCTACAGCTAAAACCATCATTTTTAATAAAATATGTAGAAGGAGCACCAGTTCAGGCAGACTTAAATGCCATGTTTATATTCAACAAGGCATTTTGGATTGGAGGCAGCTATCGCACAAAAGATGGAGTGGTGTTCACTACTCAGTACCATACTAAAAAAATGTTGTGGATTGGTTATGCATACGATTATCCGCTTACAGATTTAAACCTAGTTACAAAAGGGTCTCATGAAATTTTTATTGGTATTGACTATCAAAAGTTGAAATCAAAAATATTAAGTCCAAGGTATTTTTAA
- a CDS encoding gliding motility-associated C-terminal domain-containing protein: MSRFFCYIFLKASFILFILGISFNVYSQNEIGGLVNSYASVKNIVGGCTIVCDSTSGFHANDRVLIIQMKGASIDTLNNTGYGVIDDFGNAGIYEFASIQAVYQDTIFLQNELIRSYNVNDVVQVVGISSYKSFKATSEIIGREWNGEKGGIIFLEATDTITLSANVNGDAIGFTGGDYSTSSDVICSYTDFYSHYNDGNGGRKGESIVAFGYNDSGRGSFASGGGGGNNHNTGGGGGANFGSGGIGGKQAKGCGSSAPNVGGIGGIAYSYPLSQYRLFVGSGGGGGHQNRSTQASDGVSSFGGNGGGLVIVSAKTIIHNGNRISANGQTVTDIAENDGAGGGGGGGTIFIYADEVQNELRLVAKGGDGGNVDNEKRLNDYHGPGGGGGGGVIFTSTANNPKIITDVSAGEAGILYYSNHPDIVVAGGENYGAEDGTDGGIVNDIFYPEGTIPCPIVSGLRPENKSESIIAGQEIEISVDPEDNEEAYVIEILAGPFLGEIVDIGDSTVAYASEPGVTGKDSIEYSLCTIEEPIVCNSAWIYIELTPDDRVVDAVDDEVTIVDSPAFASENDVFDTPITYAIVTPPKHGSYGLSPSGTLTYSPNEGYDIPDTLTYSICTIELPERCDTATVLINTALTNYPPIAYTDSVLIEKDEVVNISPLVNDIDVDGDSIFVISTTSSSHGQVQVIGDIVIYTPEVNFIGRDTIEYIIQDTGDPSYKGTGIIIIEVVELIELIIPTGISPNGDGVNEYLIIEGLEYLSDNTLRIFNRWGEEVYNASPYQNNWDGKNNEGTPLPDGTYFYVVTSENIKNNYSGYVIIHR, encoded by the coding sequence ATGTCTAGATTTTTTTGTTATATATTTTTAAAGGCAAGCTTCATATTGTTCATTCTGGGCATCTCCTTTAATGTATATTCTCAAAACGAAATTGGTGGTTTAGTTAATTCCTATGCTTCTGTAAAGAACATAGTGGGTGGCTGTACCATCGTTTGTGATAGTACCAGCGGTTTTCATGCAAATGATAGAGTGTTAATCATTCAAATGAAAGGAGCCAGTATTGATACGCTCAACAACACAGGCTATGGAGTAATCGATGATTTTGGTAATGCTGGTATTTATGAATTTGCGAGCATACAAGCGGTATATCAAGATACTATATTTCTACAAAATGAGCTTATTAGAAGCTATAATGTAAACGATGTAGTACAAGTTGTTGGAATATCTTCTTATAAAAGCTTTAAAGCTACCTCAGAGATAATTGGTCGAGAATGGAATGGTGAAAAAGGTGGTATTATTTTTTTAGAAGCCACTGATACCATTACCTTAAGTGCCAATGTAAATGGTGATGCTATCGGTTTTACGGGTGGCGATTATTCCACTTCTTCTGATGTAATTTGTAGTTATACAGATTTTTACTCTCACTATAATGATGGAAATGGTGGTCGTAAAGGTGAATCAATTGTAGCTTTTGGTTATAATGATAGCGGTCGAGGTTCATTTGCATCTGGTGGTGGTGGTGGCAACAACCATAATACCGGTGGAGGTGGTGGTGCCAATTTTGGTAGTGGCGGTATTGGTGGCAAACAAGCTAAAGGTTGTGGCTCATCTGCTCCAAATGTTGGCGGTATTGGCGGAATTGCTTATAGTTATCCATTATCTCAATATCGATTATTTGTGGGTAGTGGTGGTGGTGGTGGCCATCAAAACAGATCGACTCAAGCTTCTGATGGTGTGAGTTCTTTTGGTGGTAATGGAGGTGGATTGGTAATTGTCTCAGCAAAAACCATTATTCATAATGGTAATAGAATTAGTGCCAATGGGCAAACTGTTACAGATATTGCAGAAAACGATGGTGCTGGTGGTGGCGGTGGCGGAGGAACTATTTTTATTTATGCTGATGAAGTTCAAAACGAATTAAGACTAGTTGCAAAAGGTGGCGATGGTGGAAATGTAGACAATGAAAAAAGATTAAATGATTATCACGGTCCTGGTGGTGGAGGCGGTGGTGGAGTTATTTTTACCAGCACAGCTAATAATCCAAAAATTATCACAGATGTATCTGCTGGTGAGGCAGGTATTCTCTATTATAGTAATCATCCAGATATAGTGGTTGCTGGTGGAGAAAATTATGGTGCAGAAGATGGAACAGATGGCGGAATTGTAAATGATATTTTTTATCCAGAAGGCACTATACCATGCCCAATTGTAAGTGGATTGAGGCCAGAGAATAAATCTGAAAGTATTATCGCTGGACAAGAAATAGAAATATCGGTAGATCCAGAAGACAATGAAGAAGCTTATGTGATTGAAATTTTAGCAGGGCCATTTTTAGGAGAGATCGTAGATATTGGTGATAGCACAGTGGCTTATGCATCAGAACCTGGTGTAACTGGCAAAGATTCGATAGAATATTCCTTATGTACAATAGAAGAACCGATTGTATGTAATTCGGCTTGGATATATATAGAGCTAACTCCTGACGATCGGGTAGTAGATGCTGTAGATGATGAAGTTACCATAGTCGATTCGCCAGCGTTTGCATCTGAAAATGATGTGTTTGATACACCAATCACTTATGCGATTGTTACTCCCCCTAAACATGGAAGTTATGGACTTTCTCCATCTGGTACTTTAACCTACAGCCCAAATGAAGGTTATGATATACCCGATACCCTAACTTATTCTATTTGTACAATTGAATTACCAGAGAGGTGCGATACTGCAACAGTGCTGATTAATACAGCCCTTACGAACTATCCACCAATAGCCTATACAGATTCTGTTTTAATAGAAAAAGATGAAGTGGTAAATATTTCTCCGCTAGTAAATGATATAGACGTAGATGGCGATTCCATTTTTGTGATATCCACCACAAGCTCAAGCCACGGACAGGTACAAGTAATTGGAGATATTGTAATCTATACACCAGAAGTCAATTTTATTGGTAGAGATACGATAGAATACATCATTCAAGATACGGGTGATCCAAGTTACAAAGGCACAGGGATCATCATCATAGAAGTAGTTGAATTGATAGAATTGATTATTCCAACAGGTATAAGCCCTAATGGAGATGGTGTAAATGAATATCTAATTATTGAAGGATTAGAATATCTCTCAGACAATACACTCAGAATTTTTAACCGTTGGGGTGAAGAAGTGTACAATGCTTCGCCATATCAAAACAACTGGGATGGAAAGAATAATGAAGGCACTCCATTACCAGATGGCACCTATTTCTATGTGGTTACTTCAGAAAATATTAAAAATAATTATTCAGGATATGTTATCATACATAGATAG
- a CDS encoding IS701 family transposase translates to MDKSLYISYLLHTHGNYTCTHMAAHSMDVSHDQVTRFLAHSKFTSSDLWDIVKGHLQDSADSFILVDDSVQAKRYSRYIELAKRQYSGNEHGLVNGINLVNMVHSNGIDGDYYPIDYRIYHPETDKKTKNDHFQEMFTRMTMRKDLKAKKILFDSWYASMDNLKLVHRSGWTFFTTLKSNRQVSLSRDTGMQAVGTVELSGRQLLEGVQVKLKKYPYPVKLFKIVSLNGDIEWVITNDLSDRMNVFEAENESQIRWQIEQFHREYKQLTGSEKCQCRKAISQRNHLACCYQAWIGLKLLAKQLKTTLYQIKVLPFSNYLKQILANPIIILT, encoded by the coding sequence ATGGATAAATCTCTGTACATATCATATCTTCTCCATACTCACGGGAATTATACCTGTACCCACATGGCAGCCCATTCTATGGATGTCAGTCATGACCAAGTCACACGTTTTCTAGCCCATTCTAAATTTACCTCTTCCGACCTGTGGGATATTGTCAAGGGCCATCTCCAAGATAGCGCAGACTCATTTATCCTTGTCGATGACAGTGTTCAGGCAAAGAGGTATTCCCGGTATATAGAATTGGCCAAAAGGCAGTACTCAGGCAATGAGCATGGCCTAGTCAATGGGATCAATCTGGTAAACATGGTACACAGCAATGGCATTGATGGGGATTACTATCCTATCGATTACCGAATCTACCACCCAGAAACGGATAAGAAGACCAAGAATGACCATTTCCAGGAGATGTTCACCCGAATGACCATGCGTAAAGACCTGAAAGCCAAAAAGATACTTTTTGACAGCTGGTATGCTTCCATGGACAACCTTAAGCTTGTGCACAGAAGCGGCTGGACATTCTTCACTACCCTGAAGAGCAACCGCCAAGTCAGCCTATCCAGAGACACAGGGATGCAGGCTGTGGGCACAGTCGAGCTTTCCGGTAGGCAACTGCTGGAAGGCGTACAGGTCAAACTCAAAAAATACCCTTACCCCGTCAAATTATTCAAGATAGTCTCCCTAAACGGGGACATTGAATGGGTGATCACAAATGATCTATCGGACAGGATGAATGTATTTGAGGCCGAAAACGAATCCCAGATCAGATGGCAGATTGAGCAGTTCCACAGGGAATACAAACAGCTTACAGGCTCTGAGAAGTGCCAATGCCGAAAGGCAATCTCCCAGAGGAACCATCTAGCTTGCTGCTACCAGGCTTGGATAGGGCTGAAACTCCTTGCAAAACAGTTGAAAACAACGCTCTATCAAATCAAAGTACTTCCGTTCAGCAACTATCTTAAACAGATTCTTGCTAATCCTATTATCATTTTAACTTAA
- a CDS encoding response regulator, whose translation MNFTIIYVDDDKFMRVFFATYFEKKFNIILCDSAYSAADYLKNHSLPDLMLLDLVLPEKDGATFLEEMKADSELSNIPVIILSGTDKSETRIKLFKMGAEDFIMKPFNPEELSLKIEKFLLKKQRLFNESSKIMNDTLK comes from the coding sequence ATGAACTTTACAATTATTTATGTGGACGATGATAAATTTATGAGAGTTTTTTTTGCTACTTATTTTGAAAAAAAATTCAATATAATTTTATGTGACTCTGCCTATAGTGCTGCTGACTACTTAAAAAATCACAGTCTCCCTGATTTAATGTTGCTAGATTTAGTTTTACCTGAAAAAGATGGAGCAACTTTCTTAGAAGAAATGAAGGCTGATTCTGAACTATCGAATATCCCTGTAATAATTCTTTCTGGTACTGATAAAAGTGAAACTAGAATCAAGTTATTTAAAATGGGTGCTGAGGATTTTATTATGAAACCTTTTAATCCAGAAGAACTCTCGTTAAAAATTGAGAAATTCTTATTAAAGAAGCAAAGATTATTCAATGAATCTAGCAAAATCATGAATGATACTCTAAAGTAA